GGTCTCTGGATAGATATATGGAAAATTTTGATACTATTAGAAAAACACAGAATTTTTTAGTTCAACAAGCGGAAATTCATGATACTCGTATAATTAATAACGTGGATATTAATGAAACCATTGATATAATGGTCAGTGATATTCTTGAAGAGTTTGGTGGTGTTGAAAATGTTAAACAAAAAAGTTAAAGACATAATGACAACCGATGTAATCACAATCACTCCCGATGTGGATGTGGTGTGTGCATTTGAGAAATTGATGAAACATAAAATAAGTTCCCTTCCTGTTGTGGAAGGTGATAAGGTAATAGGAATTATAACTGCAACCGATGTTGGCCATAATTTGATTTTGGACAAGTACGAATTAGGAACTAGCGTTGAAGAAATAATGATCAGTTCAGTAGTTACTATATCTCCTGAAGACTCTCTTGAAAAAGCTATTGAAGTCATGAAAAAGAGTGTTTCTTCATCAGGCATCTTAAATCAACTTCCTGTTGTAGAAGATTGTAAGTTAGTCGGTATTATTTCAGATGGAGATATTATTCAAGAGATATTATAATTATCTCTATTTTTATTTTCTTTTATTTGTTTTTACTATTTTTTAATTAGTTACTGTAAAAAATTATCTTTCTAGAAAACTTTTTTTTGATGGTTTATTCTCCTTTTTACTAACATTTATATAATATTAATATCATATATTATAAGTGGCTAGACTGGAGGGTTAGGGGTCCTCTGTAAGCACACACCCCCTTTGGTGCGGTCGAAGTTCAGGAGGCGGCTTTTTAAGGAAGTATAAGCCTAGGAAAACAACATAGAAACCTCGTCCTACAGGATTGGTGGTGGTGAAGTTTTTACTGGAGGGTAAAAATTAGTCATCTTCGATATGGGAACGGGTCAGGCCCGGAAGGGAGCAGCTCTACCGTTAACATTCAATGCTTGTAGAATCCCGGGGTGGAGTTGGATTTTTAGATCACTTATATTTTTGAGATTAGTCCACTTCTGAACATGCCATTTATATAAATGATTAAGTTTATAAAGAAGTTTTTACATATAATTTAGTATACTGTTTTTTATATGTCGGGATGGCCCAGCCTGGTACGGCGTCGGACTGCTAATCCGATGGTCTCACGACCTCCGGGGTTCAAATCCCCGTCCCGGCGCTTTTAATTTTATTTATCTATTTCTTGCTGATGGTCATAGTCCAATCCTATTGGACATGTATGGACTAACGCGGATTTGATTATAGGAATGTTTTCCAGAATGTCATTTTCCACTTTATGGGCTATCTTATGTGATTCATCCAATGTCATGTTTCCATCCAGTTCAATATGCAATGTGACTGTAGCATATGAACCGAAATAATCTATTCGGATATTATGTGCAGTATTTGTATTCGCTGAGGCATTTGCTATGTTTTCAACCCTTTTGATTAACTCTGGAGATGGAACTTTGCCCATAATGTTGTCAATGTTTTCCTTAGCTATCTCATAAGCTGTTTTGATAATCAATAGGCCAATAATCAATCCTACAATTGGGTCCAATATTGGAAATCCCATGTTGGATACAACCACTCCAACCAGAACGGCCACTGATGAGAATATGTCTGTCTTTTGATGCTTACCGTCGGCCACTATTGCAGGGCTGTTAATCTCTTTTCCTATTTTAATGATATAATCGCTGATTTTCAGGTTAACAAAGATTCCCACTACTGCCATGATTGCAGCAAAGGTATCAGGTATTGTTATCAGATTAGGATGGAATATCTTGTCGAATGCACCGGTTATGATTTCATAGGCCACAATGGCTAAAAATATCACGATGACCAATCCGCTGATTGCCTCCGCACGGCCATGGCCAATTGGATGCTCTTTATCAGCGGGTTTTTGACCCACTACGAATCCGAAATATGCAATAACGGATGTGGCAACGTCTGAAAGTGTGTGTGCACCTTCAGATATCAAACCGTAACTTCCGGAAATTATTCCAACAGTAATGTTTAAAACGGTCAGGCAGCAGTTTGCGATTATTGCAACTTTTGCAGCTTTTTTACCACCTTCACTTCTAAATTCATCCATTTATTACACGCTCTTCCAGTATATTCATTGCCTTTTCGATGTTTTCATAGGAATTGGCATAGGACATTCTCACATGGCCTTCTCCATTTGATCCGAATGCAGCTCCGGTAACAGTCACGACACCTGCATCTGCAGCTTTCCTGACAAAGTCTTTATCCTCGATTTTAGGAAATACATAGAATGCACCTTCCGCCTTAACTGTTTCATATCCCATTTCATTTAGTCTTGTAACTATCAGGTCACGTCTTCTTTTAAATTCATTAACCATTTTGTTAACTTCATCTTGAGGGCCTGTCAAGGCTTCAATTGCCCCCATTTGTGCGGTTGAGTTTGCGCATGCGATACTGTTCTGATGGATTTTGAATATTTCTTCAGTGTGATTCTCGTTTGCGGTCAGGTAACCTACCCTTAATCCAGTCATAGCATATGTTTTTGAAAATCCGTTTATTGTAATTACATTGTCACTATATTTTGCAGGGGAGTAATGCTTTTTGTCATAGATTATTTTTTCATAAATTTCATCAGAAATAATCAGGAAATCATGGTCCATTGATAAATCGGCAATTGCTTTAATGTCTTCTTTCTCCATTACTGCACCAGTAGGATTTGATGGTGAATTCAATATTATTGCTTTTGTTTTATCGGTTATCTTTTCTGCAACATCATCAGCCTTTAACTTGAATTCGTTTTCCATTTTGCAATCGACGGGCACGATGCTTCCACCGGATATGTTAAGTATTGCTTCATATAACAGGAAGCTAGGATTTGGCAAAATTACTTCATCACCCTTTTCTATGAATGCCTGTGTACTTGCATACAATGCCTCACTGGCACCAACTGTAACAATAACATTTTCGGGAGTGGTTTTTATATCATTGTCTTTTTTGAATTTTTTGACAATTTCCTCCCTCAGTTCAAGGTATCCAAGGTTTGGACTGTAATGTGTGTCATTGTTATCAATGGATCTTTTCATTGCATCCTTGATGTT
This genomic window from Methanobrevibacter thaueri contains:
- a CDS encoding CBS domain-containing protein, which translates into the protein MLNKKVKDIMTTDVITITPDVDVVCAFEKLMKHKISSLPVVEGDKVIGIITATDVGHNLILDKYELGTSVEEIMISSVVTISPEDSLEKAIEVMKKSVSSSGILNQLPVVEDCKLVGIISDGDIIQEIL
- a CDS encoding cation diffusion facilitator family transporter yields the protein MDEFRSEGGKKAAKVAIIANCCLTVLNITVGIISGSYGLISEGAHTLSDVATSVIAYFGFVVGQKPADKEHPIGHGRAEAISGLVIVIFLAIVAYEIITGAFDKIFHPNLITIPDTFAAIMAVVGIFVNLKISDYIIKIGKEINSPAIVADGKHQKTDIFSSVAVLVGVVVSNMGFPILDPIVGLIIGLLIIKTAYEIAKENIDNIMGKVPSPELIKRVENIANASANTNTAHNIRIDYFGSYATVTLHIELDGNMTLDESHKIAHKVENDILENIPIIKSALVHTCPIGLDYDHQQEIDK
- a CDS encoding pyridoxal phosphate-dependent aminotransferase, which codes for MINPASRTKKIELSQIRKMFEATKPGAINLGIGEPDFDVPQNIKDAMKRSIDNNDTHYSPNLGYLELREEIVKKFKKDNDIKTTPENVIVTVGASEALYASTQAFIEKGDEVILPNPSFLLYEAILNISGGSIVPVDCKMENEFKLKADDVAEKITDKTKAIILNSPSNPTGAVMEKEDIKAIADLSMDHDFLIISDEIYEKIIYDKKHYSPAKYSDNVITINGFSKTYAMTGLRVGYLTANENHTEEIFKIHQNSIACANSTAQMGAIEALTGPQDEVNKMVNEFKRRRDLIVTRLNEMGYETVKAEGAFYVFPKIEDKDFVRKAADAGVVTVTGAAFGSNGEGHVRMSYANSYENIEKAMNILEERVING